A single region of the Aquarana catesbeiana isolate 2022-GZ linkage group LG07, ASM4218655v1, whole genome shotgun sequence genome encodes:
- the CNBP gene encoding CCHC-type zinc finger nucleic acid binding protein isoform X3, with amino-acid sequence MSSNECFKCGRSGHWARECPTGGGRGRGAGGGGGGRGRGRGGFNSSRDICYRCGESGHLAKDCDLQEDGEWQSCYNCGRGGHIAKDCKEPRKEREQCCYNCGKPGHLARDCDHADEQKCYSCGEFGHIQKDCTKVKCYRCGETGHVAINCSKTSEVNCYRCGESGHLARECTIEATA; translated from the exons ATGAGCAGTAACGAGTGCTTCAAGTGTGGTCGTTCTGGTCACTGGGCTAGGGAGTGCCCTACTGGTGGCGGACGTGGTCgaggtgctggtggtggtggtggtggtagaggCCGAGGACGTGGTGGATTCAACTCTTCAAGAG ACATTTGTTATCGTTGTGGAGAGTCTGGCCATCTTGCCAAAGATTGCGACCTTCAAGAGGATGGTGAGTGGCAAT CTTGCTATAACTGCGGCAGAGGTGGCCATATTGCAAAGGACTGCAAGGAGCCAAGAAAGGAGAGGGAGCAGTGCTGCTACAACTGTGGCAAACCAGGCCACCTTGCCCGTGACTGTGACCATGCTGATGAGCAGAAATGTTATTCTTGTGGGGAGTTTGGTCATATCCAGAAAGACTGCACCAAAGTGAAATGCTACAG gtgTGGAGAGACTGGCCATGTAGCCATCAACTGCAGCAAGACCAGTGAAGTCAACTGTTATCGCTGCGGGGAGTCAGGGCACCTTGCGCGGGAATGCACAATTGAAGCTACAGCTTAA
- the CNBP gene encoding CCHC-type zinc finger nucleic acid binding protein isoform X4, translated as MSSNECFKCGRSGHWARECPTGGGRGRGAGGGGGGRGRGRGGFNSSRDICYRCGESGHLAKDCDLQEDACYNCGRGGHIAKDCKEPRKEREQCCYNCGKPGHLARDCDHADEQKCYSCGEFGHIQKDCTKVKCYRCGETGHVAINCSKTSEVNCYRCGESGHLARECTIEATA; from the exons ATGAGCAGTAACGAGTGCTTCAAGTGTGGTCGTTCTGGTCACTGGGCTAGGGAGTGCCCTACTGGTGGCGGACGTGGTCgaggtgctggtggtggtggtggtggtagaggCCGAGGACGTGGTGGATTCAACTCTTCAAGAG ACATTTGTTATCGTTGTGGAGAGTCTGGCCATCTTGCCAAAGATTGCGACCTTCAAGAGGATG CTTGCTATAACTGCGGCAGAGGTGGCCATATTGCAAAGGACTGCAAGGAGCCAAGAAAGGAGAGGGAGCAGTGCTGCTACAACTGTGGCAAACCAGGCCACCTTGCCCGTGACTGTGACCATGCTGATGAGCAGAAATGTTATTCTTGTGGGGAGTTTGGTCATATCCAGAAAGACTGCACCAAAGTGAAATGCTACAG gtgTGGAGAGACTGGCCATGTAGCCATCAACTGCAGCAAGACCAGTGAAGTCAACTGTTATCGCTGCGGGGAGTCAGGGCACCTTGCGCGGGAATGCACAATTGAAGCTACAGCTTAA
- the CNBP gene encoding CCHC-type zinc finger nucleic acid binding protein isoform X2 encodes MSSNECFKCGRSGHWARECPTGGGRGRGAGGGGGGRGRGRGGFNSSRGFQFISSSLPDICYRCGESGHLAKDCDLQEDACYNCGRGGHIAKDCKEPRKEREQCCYNCGKPGHLARDCDHADEQKCYSCGEFGHIQKDCTKVKCYRCGETGHVAINCSKTSEVNCYRCGESGHLARECTIEATA; translated from the exons ATGAGCAGTAACGAGTGCTTCAAGTGTGGTCGTTCTGGTCACTGGGCTAGGGAGTGCCCTACTGGTGGCGGACGTGGTCgaggtgctggtggtggtggtggtggtagaggCCGAGGACGTGGTGGATTCAACTCTTCAAGAG GGTTCCAATTTATTTCTTCATCTCTTCCAGACATTTGTTATCGTTGTGGAGAGTCTGGCCATCTTGCCAAAGATTGCGACCTTCAAGAGGATG CTTGCTATAACTGCGGCAGAGGTGGCCATATTGCAAAGGACTGCAAGGAGCCAAGAAAGGAGAGGGAGCAGTGCTGCTACAACTGTGGCAAACCAGGCCACCTTGCCCGTGACTGTGACCATGCTGATGAGCAGAAATGTTATTCTTGTGGGGAGTTTGGTCATATCCAGAAAGACTGCACCAAAGTGAAATGCTACAG gtgTGGAGAGACTGGCCATGTAGCCATCAACTGCAGCAAGACCAGTGAAGTCAACTGTTATCGCTGCGGGGAGTCAGGGCACCTTGCGCGGGAATGCACAATTGAAGCTACAGCTTAA
- the CNBP gene encoding CCHC-type zinc finger nucleic acid binding protein isoform X1: protein MSSNECFKCGRSGHWARECPTGGGRGRGAGGGGGGRGRGRGGFNSSRGFQFISSSLPDICYRCGESGHLAKDCDLQEDGEWQSCYNCGRGGHIAKDCKEPRKEREQCCYNCGKPGHLARDCDHADEQKCYSCGEFGHIQKDCTKVKCYRCGETGHVAINCSKTSEVNCYRCGESGHLARECTIEATA from the exons ATGAGCAGTAACGAGTGCTTCAAGTGTGGTCGTTCTGGTCACTGGGCTAGGGAGTGCCCTACTGGTGGCGGACGTGGTCgaggtgctggtggtggtggtggtggtagaggCCGAGGACGTGGTGGATTCAACTCTTCAAGAG GGTTCCAATTTATTTCTTCATCTCTTCCAGACATTTGTTATCGTTGTGGAGAGTCTGGCCATCTTGCCAAAGATTGCGACCTTCAAGAGGATGGTGAGTGGCAAT CTTGCTATAACTGCGGCAGAGGTGGCCATATTGCAAAGGACTGCAAGGAGCCAAGAAAGGAGAGGGAGCAGTGCTGCTACAACTGTGGCAAACCAGGCCACCTTGCCCGTGACTGTGACCATGCTGATGAGCAGAAATGTTATTCTTGTGGGGAGTTTGGTCATATCCAGAAAGACTGCACCAAAGTGAAATGCTACAG gtgTGGAGAGACTGGCCATGTAGCCATCAACTGCAGCAAGACCAGTGAAGTCAACTGTTATCGCTGCGGGGAGTCAGGGCACCTTGCGCGGGAATGCACAATTGAAGCTACAGCTTAA